The stretch of DNA ACCCTGGACTGGTCAAAGTTGGGGGGGGTGGATGTGGTGATTCTCTGCCATGTGCTGGAGCATCTGGAAGATCCTGCCACCTTTCTCACTGAGCTGACCCGTCGCTGCACAGCCCAATGGCTGGTGGTGGAGGTGCCGTTGGATGATCTTTTGGTCAGCCGCTTGAAAAGCCTGTTTCGCAATCGGCACAACAACAGCGCCGGTCACGTGCAGTTTTTCACCCCAAAGAGCTTTATGGCCCTTCTGGAGTCCGTCGGATTGGAGGTGGTGTCCCAGCGCCACTATATTCCCCGGCAATCCATCGAAACCGTGCGCTTTGTGGCGGCCAAGGATGGTCAATCCAAACTCGCCACCGCTCTACGCCTCTTCACCGCCCACTACGGCCCTCGCTGGCTCACCCCCCTCTGGCGACGCTGGTACTATGCCCACCATGCCGTGTTGATCCGTCTGCCTGGTCCAGATTCATAAATCCAGATTGATCTTCAGTCAAAATTGATGCAACTTGATCTGAGGGCC from Magnetococcales bacterium encodes:
- a CDS encoding class I SAM-dependent methyltransferase, with product MSGQKFYSQLYQEDLYGEAEWLRRGALEKVTSVVELLTSVDVRPRVLAELGCGTGAVIQECQRQTIADGFVAVDASADAIAHLKKNAPGITAHQGDITTLDWSKLGGVDVVILCHVLEHLEDPATFLTELTRRCTAQWLVVEVPLDDLLVSRLKSLFRNRHNNSAGHVQFFTPKSFMALLESVGLEVVSQRHYIPRQSIETVRFVAAKDGQSKLATALRLFTAHYGPRWLTPLWRRWYYAHHAVLIRLPGPDS